In Patescibacteria group bacterium, a single window of DNA contains:
- a CDS encoding DUF1858 domain-containing protein — MTNKITEETTLKEILSHPQAEKILMKYNLPCLSCPMASFEMDKLRIGMIAERYELNLGELLKDLNKVIK; from the coding sequence ATGACAAATAAAATAACTGAAGAAACAACTTTAAAAGAAATTTTGAGCCATCCCCAGGCGGAAAAAATTTTAATGAAATATAATTTACCCTGTTTAAGCTGTCCAATGGCCAGTTTTGAAATGGATAAATTAAGAATCGGTATGATAGCCGAAAGATATGAATTAAATCTTGGAGAATTATTGAAAGATTTGAATAAAGTCATTAAATAA
- a CDS encoding L28 family ribosomal protein codes for MSRTCSICKRGPSTDASRSHSKVHTLKRQFINLQTKTISGKRVKVCTRCAKAMKKK; via the coding sequence ATGTCTAGAACTTGTTCAATTTGCAAACGCGGACCGTCAACAGACGCTTCCCGATCGCATTCCAAGGTTCACACCTTAAAGAGACAGTTTATAAATTTACAGACAAAAACGATTTCTGGCAAGAGGGTGAAAGTTTGTACCAGATGCGCGAAGGCAATGAAGAAAAAATAA
- a CDS encoding polysaccharide deacetylase family protein, whose amino-acid sequence MDKDETSIKFSVIIPARNEAGYIQNCLDSFKKQKLQPSEIIVVDNASTDNTAEIVKKNNVKYIYEPRIGLPQARQSGLENAQGDWLVYTDADFIVPEDYLEKIAFFIKSHRDAVVVYNPFTFYDGGKAINNFIKGFFFCFKIKLIRLIVGGNFAIKKNKLTDIGGFNTDIKFYGEDADLTKKMISVGKVYYFKNLWATTSARRYQKSGFLKTICLYTINYCIFFILKKPVLVFKNKVILTTGKIFVILTIIIYGICSPRSQLFGKVENKIPAQKNQRKMVALTFDDGPNGQYTEEILKILKDEDIKATFFLVGDNVATYPNIAKNIADQGHEIGNHSYYHSFGLPFEKAKNIEQEIRQTNEIIFQTTGEHPTLFRPPHGWRTPTMLKSARQEGLRMIEWNNMTTDYLKYAKAESISKNILKNVHSGSIIVLHDGLNLDHKANREETIKALYIIIKELKNQGYIFVTL is encoded by the coding sequence ATGGATAAAGACGAAACTTCTATAAAATTTTCCGTAATCATTCCTGCCCGGAACGAAGCCGGTTATATCCAAAATTGTTTAGATTCTTTTAAAAAACAAAAATTACAACCCTCTGAAATTATTGTTGTTGATAATGCCAGCACTGACAACACGGCTGAAATTGTTAAAAAAAACAATGTCAAATATATTTACGAGCCAAGAATTGGCTTGCCACAAGCGCGACAAAGCGGCCTAGAAAACGCTCAAGGCGACTGGTTGGTTTATACTGACGCCGATTTTATCGTACCCGAAGACTATTTGGAAAAGATAGCCTTTTTTATTAAATCTCATCGGGATGCAGTAGTTGTTTATAATCCTTTTACTTTTTATGATGGCGGCAAAGCAATTAATAATTTTATCAAAGGTTTCTTCTTTTGTTTCAAAATAAAATTAATACGTTTGATTGTCGGCGGCAATTTCGCAATTAAAAAAAATAAACTGACCGATATCGGTGGCTTTAACACTGATATTAAATTTTACGGCGAGGATGCCGATTTAACGAAAAAAATGATTTCAGTCGGCAAGGTTTATTATTTTAAAAATCTTTGGGCAACCACCTCGGCAAGACGTTATCAAAAATCAGGATTTTTAAAAACCATCTGTCTCTATACAATTAATTATTGTATATTTTTTATATTAAAGAAGCCCGTTCTTGTTTTTAAAAATAAAGTAATTTTGACCACAGGAAAAATTTTCGTTATTTTAACTATTATAATTTATGGAATTTGCAGTCCGAGATCTCAACTCTTCGGCAAGGTGGAAAATAAAATACCTGCCCAAAAAAATCAACGAAAAATGGTTGCGCTTACATTTGATGACGGCCCCAATGGCCAATATACAGAGGAAATTTTAAAAATTTTAAAAGATGAAGATATTAAGGCGACTTTCTTTTTAGTCGGCGACAATGTGGCGACATATCCGAATATCGCCAAAAATATTGCAGATCAAGGCCACGAAATAGGAAACCACAGTTATTATCATTCTTTTGGTTTGCCTTTTGAAAAAGCAAAAAACATTGAACAAGAAATCCGTCAAACCAATGAAATTATTTTTCAAACAACCGGCGAACACCCTACTCTTTTCAGGCCGCCGCACGGCTGGCGCACTCCGACGATGTTAAAAAGCGCGCGTCAAGAAGGATTACGAATGATTGAGTGGAATAACATGACGACTGATTATCTTAAATATGCCAAAGCCGAAAGTATTTCCAAAAATATTTTAAAAAATGTCCACTCCGGTTCAATTATTGTTTTACATGACGGATTAAATTTAGATCACAAAGCTAATCGCGAAGAGACGATTAAGGCTCTTTATATTATTATCAAAGAATTGAAAAATCAGGGTTATATTTTCGTCACTTTGTAA
- the rpsL gene encoding 30S ribosomal protein S12, whose translation MPTINQLVKRGRKKAVKKSKSVALQTTFNVLTRRRKSAPSGHPFLRGVCLKVTTMTPKKPNSALRKIARLRLSNGMEVTAYIPGIGHNLQEHSVVMIKGGKVKDLPGVRYHIVRGVYDASGVEGRKQSRSLYGAKKTKK comes from the coding sequence ATGCCAACTATAAATCAATTAGTAAAAAGAGGAAGAAAAAAAGCTGTTAAGAAATCCAAAAGTGTCGCATTGCAGACAACTTTTAATGTTCTAACAAGAAGAAGAAAAAGTGCACCGTCCGGACATCCGTTTTTAAGAGGTGTTTGTTTAAAAGTGACAACCATGACACCTAAAAAACCAAACTCCGCTCTTCGAAAAATCGCCAGGCTTAGATTATCCAATGGAATGGAAGTTACCGCTTATATTCCGGGAATCGGCCATAATCTTCAAGAGCATTCAGTGGTTATGATAAAAGGCGGAAAAGTTAAAGATTTGCCAGGTGTTCGTTATCATATTGTTCGCGGTGTTTATGATGCCAGCGGCGTTGAAGGACGAAAACAGAGCCGAAGTCTTTATGGTGCTAAAAAAACTAAAAAATAA
- the ndk gene encoding nucleoside-diphosphate kinase — translation MERTLVLLKPDALQRNLLGEIVSRFERKGLKIVGIKMMKLSDEVLADHYSHHRDKPFFGKLVNFMQSAPVVAMVLEGIEAIGAVRLLCGPTSGRKADAGSIRGDFSMSVQHNIVHASDSLESAEKEIWRFFNQNEIFDYPKIDLSAIYGEEDLEK, via the coding sequence ATGGAACGAACATTAGTTTTATTAAAACCGGATGCTCTTCAAAGAAATTTATTGGGCGAAATTGTTTCGCGTTTTGAAAGAAAGGGACTTAAAATTGTCGGAATCAAAATGATGAAATTGTCAGATGAAGTTTTGGCTGATCATTATTCTCATCATCGTGACAAGCCGTTTTTTGGCAAGTTGGTTAATTTTATGCAAAGCGCGCCGGTAGTAGCCATGGTCTTGGAAGGAATAGAAGCAATAGGAGCGGTACGGCTTTTATGCGGTCCAACTTCTGGACGCAAGGCTGATGCAGGCAGTATCAGGGGTGATTTTTCAATGAGCGTTCAACATAATATCGTTCATGCTTCAGATTCACTAGAGTCGGCAGAAAAGGAAATTTGGAGATTTTTTAATCAAAATGAAATTTTCGATTATCCCAAAATAGATCTTTCTGCCATTTACGGCGAAGAAGATTTGGAGAAATAA
- a CDS encoding Ni/Fe hydrogenase subunit alpha, with protein MNLTIKHINKIEGHAGMEANILNGKILKARMEVKEGARLIEGILIGRPIEEASLITARICGLCPAVHCITASKALEAALKIKIPEPIVNLRKIMLNGQIIQSHALHILMASSDYLGLENSLDLMSKHSAAFQNIIKIREFGNELIETIGGRSVHPMSANIGGFLKAPNQEKLKKLLEKQPEILASAIDLSDWFGKIKINKFSRKTEFVGLKNNKEYAIYEGNISSSEKLSIPAQKYSSGLIEFQRANEIINMVKRNQQPYLVGPLARLNIAGNKLNKNARQAMKKLGLELPCYNTFHNVTAQMIEIIHLIEETQKLLQKHLKSKNKIYRVSYKIKAGYGVGACEAPRGLLIHAYQIDNQGKIVKANIITPTAQFLFNLEKDLETFIPSLKKLSPNQKRQKIEMLVRAYDLCISCAVH; from the coding sequence ATGAACTTAACCATTAAACACATAAATAAAATTGAGGGCCACGCGGGCATGGAAGCGAATATTTTAAACGGTAAAATACTTAAAGCCAGAATGGAGGTTAAAGAAGGAGCGAGATTAATTGAAGGCATTCTTATTGGCCGGCCAATTGAAGAAGCGTCGCTGATTACGGCCAGAATTTGCGGACTTTGCCCGGCTGTTCATTGTATCACCGCCTCCAAAGCGCTTGAAGCGGCTTTAAAAATAAAAATTCCCGAGCCAATCGTGAATTTAAGAAAAATAATGCTTAATGGACAAATTATTCAAAGTCACGCTCTTCATATTTTAATGGCCTCTTCTGATTATCTTGGCTTGGAAAACAGCTTGGATTTGATGTCAAAACATTCCGCGGCCTTTCAAAATATCATTAAAATTCGCGAATTCGGCAATGAATTGATTGAAACAATCGGCGGCCGTTCGGTTCATCCGATGTCAGCCAATATCGGAGGATTTTTAAAAGCTCCGAATCAGGAAAAATTAAAAAAACTTTTGGAAAAACAACCGGAAATTTTAGCCAGCGCCATTGATTTATCTGACTGGTTTGGAAAAATAAAAATCAATAAATTTTCCAGAAAAACTGAATTTGTCGGACTTAAAAATAACAAAGAATACGCAATCTATGAAGGCAATATTTCTTCTTCGGAAAAATTATCAATTCCGGCCCAGAAATACAGCTCAGGATTAATTGAATTTCAACGAGCGAATGAAATAATAAACATGGTGAAACGCAATCAGCAGCCTTATTTGGTCGGGCCATTAGCCAGATTGAATATCGCCGGCAATAAACTCAATAAAAATGCCCGCCAAGCAATGAAAAAATTAGGACTTGAGTTGCCTTGTTATAATACCTTCCATAATGTAACTGCCCAAATGATAGAAATAATCCATCTCATTGAAGAAACTCAAAAACTTCTGCAAAAGCATTTGAAATCAAAAAATAAAATCTATCGCGTATCTTATAAAATTAAAGCCGGATATGGAGTCGGAGCCTGTGAGGCGCCGCGAGGACTACTGATTCACGCTTATCAAATAGACAATCAGGGCAAAATCGTTAAGGCCAATATTATTACTCCGACTGCTCAATTTCTGTTTAATTTGGAAAAAGACCTGGAAACATTCATTCCGAGTTTAAAAAAATTATCCCCTAATCAAAAACGGCAAAAAATAGAAATGCTGGTCAGAGCTTATGATTTATGCATTTCTTGCGCCGTCCATTAA
- a CDS encoding 4Fe-4S dicluster domain-containing protein — protein MDKKQLQKFIKWLQEKNYIVIGPIKEDGQILIKPINEPSQLDFSGQLPLYSFKKFLVPSREILFKYKKDDFKADLTAFKQALIGVSIFDLKAILLYNQVFEKDPYYQARLNNTLIIGQSQIPQFQSLSFKVWEDKYEEDILEHLQFDIFLGQAKEKKSSEFKIFTGSKKGQQILNDFTKQSGWKSDFEHIEYAGPIKEQGANPEMTKIKEKMPGSLETDIWQNLDQRCIECGKCTIVCPTCFCFSLADQPCLNKDEGMRKKCWDSCFYAEFSEITGGHKFLKNTAERIYNWYYHKFVRIPDEYNFPGCVGCGRCSMVCPAGIKIHEVLESIKNKK, from the coding sequence ATGGATAAAAAACAGTTGCAAAAATTCATTAAATGGCTTCAAGAAAAAAACTATATTGTTATTGGTCCAATAAAAGAAGACGGACAAATTTTGATTAAACCGATTAACGAGCCGTCTCAGCTTGATTTTTCCGGCCAATTACCGTTATATTCTTTTAAAAAATTTCTCGTGCCTTCACGGGAGATTTTATTTAAATACAAAAAAGACGATTTTAAGGCTGATTTAACCGCTTTTAAGCAAGCTTTAATCGGAGTCAGCATTTTTGATCTTAAAGCCATTTTGCTTTATAATCAAGTTTTTGAAAAAGATCCGTATTATCAAGCCAGATTAAACAATACTTTAATTATCGGGCAATCTCAAATCCCCCAATTTCAATCTCTGTCTTTCAAAGTTTGGGAAGATAAATACGAAGAAGATATTTTGGAACATTTGCAATTTGATATTTTCTTAGGTCAAGCAAAAGAAAAAAAATCTTCTGAATTTAAAATTTTTACCGGTTCTAAAAAGGGCCAGCAAATTTTAAACGATTTTACCAAACAAAGCGGCTGGAAATCTGATTTTGAACACATTGAATACGCCGGCCCGATTAAAGAACAAGGGGCTAATCCGGAAATGACAAAAATAAAAGAAAAAATGCCCGGCTCGCTTGAAACCGATATTTGGCAAAATCTTGATCAAAGATGCATTGAATGCGGAAAATGCACGATTGTCTGCCCGACTTGTTTTTGTTTCAGCTTGGCGGATCAACCTTGCTTAAATAAAGACGAGGGAATGAGAAAAAAATGCTGGGATTCTTGTTTTTACGCCGAATTTTCCGAAATAACCGGCGGTCATAAATTTTTAAAAAATACGGCTGAGAGAATTTACAATTGGTATTATCATAAATTCGTTCGCATCCCAGATGAATATAATTTCCCCGGCTGTGTTGGCTGCGGCCGATGCTCCATGGTTTGCCCGGCCGGCATTAAGATTCACGAAGTATTAGAAAGCATAAAAAATAAAAAATAA
- a CDS encoding four helix bundle protein, producing the protein MIKSFQDIKVWQKAHELVLKIYKITKQFPEEEKYGLSSQLRRAAVSIASNIVEGFRRTTLKDRIHFYMIANGSLEETRYQILLSKDLTYIDETKYQDIIILTEEVSKMLNSWIKVQK; encoded by the coding sequence ATGATTAAAAGTTTTCAAGACATTAAGGTTTGGCAGAAAGCTCACGAATTGGTTTTAAAAATTTATAAAATTACCAAACAATTCCCTGAAGAAGAAAAATATGGTTTATCTAGCCAGCTGCGAAGAGCGGCAGTATCTATTGCTTCCAATATTGTCGAGGGTTTTAGAAGAACAACATTAAAAGATCGAATTCATTTTTACATGATTGCCAATGGTTCATTAGAAGAAACGAGATATCAAATATTATTATCAAAAGATTTAACTTATATCGATGAAACAAAATATCAAGATATTATTATTTTAACCGAAGAAGTAAGCAAAATGTTAAATTCTTGGATAAAAGTTCAAAAATAA
- a CDS encoding ImmA/IrrE family metallo-endopeptidase: protein MDYCDIRVPFISKEEIKKAADEFRDRYCGELLPVDIEKIIDGKLKIQIIPIPNLRRDCDMDAHISFNWQTLYVDADMYKDDRQQNRLRFSFAHEIGHYILHKDIYSAFKLNNIYKLYELVEQIPAEQYGYLETQANKFAGYLLVPREKLEIEKKKLIDQLKQNPEFIKISDDKSQNSYLAIPLAPIFGVSQEAMEIVLSESH, encoded by the coding sequence ATGGATTATTGCGATATAAGGGTGCCATTTATAAGTAAAGAAGAAATTAAAAAAGCGGCAGATGAATTTCGGGACAGATATTGCGGAGAATTGTTGCCGGTGGACATTGAAAAAATTATAGATGGTAAATTAAAAATTCAAATTATTCCCATTCCGAATTTAAGGCGCGACTGCGATATGGACGCGCATATTTCTTTTAATTGGCAAACTCTTTATGTTGACGCCGACATGTATAAAGACGATCGGCAGCAAAACAGATTAAGATTTTCATTTGCTCATGAAATAGGACATTATATTCTGCACAAAGACATTTACAGCGCTTTTAAACTGAATAATATTTATAAGCTTTACGAATTGGTTGAACAAATACCGGCTGAGCAATACGGATATTTGGAAACCCAAGCCAACAAATTCGCCGGCTATTTGCTGGTGCCGCGCGAAAAATTGGAAATTGAAAAGAAGAAATTGATTGACCAATTAAAACAAAATCCTGAATTTATTAAAATCTCAGATGATAAATCGCAAAATTCTTATTTAGCAATACCTTTGGCTCCGATTTTCGGCGTTTCCCAGGAAGCAATGGAAATTGTTTTGAGCGAGAGTCATTAA
- a CDS encoding DUF6390 family protein, with protein MLKGEILAAIYSWGCQRDKELKTSEIFKKFIASNGKKFRYEAREALPKLKPTCYYGTIAKLLKISNPYTTKVIEAYWLGYKWTSQKNSALNHNFTVLNNMPKIKPSEIPTLIKYGIEDCMISFGEVKEIKKEGSLVKKIVVEVQPLEFKDKISFGEKVRIEINWYPKLLPNLKINDWISIHWRTARQILDSSKKKSLLESTLRALEFINTQTN; from the coding sequence ATGTTAAAGGGCGAAATTTTAGCAGCAATTTATTCCTGGGGATGCCAACGCGATAAAGAGTTGAAAACATCGGAAATTTTCAAAAAATTTATCGCCTCAAATGGAAAAAAATTCCGATATGAAGCAAGAGAGGCGCTCCCAAAATTGAAACCCACCTGTTATTACGGAACAATTGCTAAGCTTTTGAAAATCAGTAATCCGTACACCACCAAGGTAATTGAGGCTTATTGGCTTGGATATAAATGGACAAGTCAAAAAAACAGTGCCTTGAATCACAATTTCACGGTCCTGAACAATATGCCAAAAATAAAACCTTCCGAGATACCAACTTTAATCAAGTACGGTATAGAAGATTGCATGATTTCTTTTGGTGAAGTTAAAGAAATCAAAAAAGAAGGGTCATTGGTAAAAAAAATTGTGGTAGAAGTCCAGCCGTTAGAATTTAAGGATAAAATTTCGTTTGGCGAAAAAGTAAGGATAGAAATAAATTGGTATCCGAAGCTCTTGCCAAATCTTAAAATCAACGATTGGATCTCAATACATTGGAGAACAGCGCGACAAATTCTTGACTCTTCCAAGAAAAAAAGTTTACTTGAAAGCACCTTAAGAGCCCTTGAATTCATAAACACTCAGACAAATTAA
- a CDS encoding site-2 protease family protein — translation MFFLLIIIFSAIIHEYMHAWTADRLGDPTAKLMGRLTLNPLAHIELFGTILMPFLLYVLSGGRFLIASAKPVPINPNALSNKKYGMAIVGAAGPLANFIVALIFGLIIRVLPPSSFTSFLSIIVYANILLFVFNLIPVPPLDGSRILFAFLPPRFQYYSLVIERYGFMISLIVAFLIFQLIQPIMFWIYHLLVGRSLLF, via the coding sequence ATGTTTTTTCTTTTAATCATCATTTTCTCGGCCATTATTCATGAATATATGCACGCTTGGACAGCGGATCGCTTGGGCGACCCCACGGCCAAATTAATGGGACGATTAACTTTAAATCCTTTGGCGCATATTGAATTGTTCGGGACTATTTTAATGCCCTTCTTATTATATGTTTTATCAGGCGGACGTTTTTTAATCGCCTCCGCCAAACCGGTTCCCATTAATCCGAACGCTTTAAGCAATAAAAAATACGGAATGGCGATTGTCGGCGCAGCCGGACCTTTGGCGAATTTTATAGTTGCCTTAATTTTCGGTTTGATAATCAGGGTTTTACCTCCAAGTTCCTTTACTTCTTTTTTGAGTATTATTGTTTACGCAAATATTTTATTATTTGTTTTTAATTTGATTCCGGTTCCGCCGCTTGACGGTTCAAGAATTTTATTTGCTTTTCTGCCGCCTCGTTTTCAATATTATTCTTTGGTTATAGAACGCTATGGTTTTATGATTTCATTGATTGTCGCTTTCCTGATTTTTCAACTGATTCAACCGATTATGTTTTGGATTTATCATTTACTTGTCGGTCGGTCATTATTATTTTAA
- the rpsG gene encoding 30S ribosomal protein S7: MRGKQSIKRKILPDIKYNSLKLAKFINYIMERGKKTTAQKIVYGAIDILAKQNNKDGLEVFNQAMENISPMVELRSRRVGGANYQVPVQTTEDRRFVLASRWIIEAARNRKGKAMAEKLAQEMTDALNNQGLAIKKKDDVYRMAEANKAFAHFAQY, from the coding sequence ATGAGAGGAAAACAATCTATAAAAAGAAAAATTTTACCGGATATCAAATATAATTCGTTAAAGTTGGCGAAATTCATTAACTATATAATGGAAAGGGGAAAGAAAACAACTGCCCAAAAAATAGTTTATGGCGCGATTGATATTTTGGCCAAACAAAACAATAAAGACGGATTAGAAGTTTTTAATCAAGCCATGGAAAATATTTCTCCAATGGTTGAATTGAGATCTCGCAGAGTTGGCGGAGCCAACTATCAAGTTCCGGTTCAAACTACTGAAGATCGCCGTTTTGTCTTGGCTTCACGCTGGATAATTGAAGCAGCCAGAAATCGCAAAGGCAAGGCTATGGCTGAGAAATTAGCCCAAGAAATGACAGATGCCTTGAATAATCAAGGATTGGCAATCAAAAAAAAGGACGATGTTTATCGTATGGCTGAAGCAAATAAGGCTTTTGCTCATTTTGCTCAATATTAA
- a CDS encoding FAD/NAD(P)-binding protein, whose amino-acid sequence MLNSYLPKIAVIKNIKIQTPEVILFTLQLKNKEDQKNFKFIPGQFIEVGLPSFSEAPFAVCSNPDDSNKNFQICVRKAGQLTKKIHQLKINDQLTVRGPFGNGFPENLTGNILLIGGGLGLVPLRPLILANQNNKNFKMQIFYGACEAKDLIFKDEYKTWQKSANLALTLDKQCPNWKGNVGLITTLFDKIKVDSSATAILCGPPVMYKFVIQKLKQAGLDDANIFLSLERRMHCGIGVCQHCSIGSKYACKHGPIFSYQELKNIPGAI is encoded by the coding sequence ATGTTAAATTCTTATCTTCCCAAAATTGCAGTTATTAAAAATATCAAAATACAGACGCCTGAAGTCATACTTTTTACTTTGCAATTAAAAAATAAAGAAGATCAGAAAAATTTTAAATTTATTCCCGGCCAATTTATTGAAGTCGGACTCCCCTCTTTTTCTGAAGCGCCTTTTGCCGTTTGCTCTAATCCGGATGACAGTAATAAAAATTTTCAAATTTGCGTCCGCAAGGCAGGCCAATTAACCAAAAAAATACATCAATTAAAAATCAACGACCAGCTGACTGTTCGCGGACCTTTTGGCAATGGCTTTCCCGAAAATCTGACCGGCAACATTCTTTTAATCGGCGGTGGCTTGGGACTAGTTCCTTTAAGACCGTTAATTTTGGCCAATCAGAATAATAAAAATTTCAAAATGCAAATTTTTTACGGGGCTTGCGAGGCAAAAGATTTGATTTTTAAAGACGAATATAAAACTTGGCAAAAATCCGCCAATTTGGCGCTCACTTTGGACAAACAATGTCCTAATTGGAAAGGAAATGTCGGGTTGATTACCACCCTTTTTGATAAAATAAAAGTTGACAGCAGCGCAACCGCCATTTTATGCGGCCCACCGGTAATGTATAAATTTGTCATTCAAAAATTAAAACAAGCCGGACTAGATGACGCGAATATTTTTCTGTCTTTGGAACGAAGAATGCATTGCGGAATCGGCGTTTGCCAACATTGCAGTATTGGTTCAAAATATGCCTGCAAGCACGGCCCAATTTTTTCTTATCAAGAATTAAAAAATATTCCTGGAGCGATTTAA
- the dut gene encoding dUTP diphosphatase translates to MSNKIKIKRIDKSLPLPEYKTKGAAAFDIYSRIAAEIKPQEIKLLPTNLIIKVPAGHFLLIASRSGTFKKGLMMANNIGIVDQDFNGPADEINFAAYNFSAKLVKIEVGERIAQGLIIPVKKVVWQETEKISEKSRGGFGSTGKK, encoded by the coding sequence ATGAGCAATAAAATAAAAATCAAACGAATTGACAAATCACTCCCCTTGCCTGAATACAAGACAAAAGGCGCCGCAGCTTTTGACATTTATTCCAGAATTGCCGCAGAAATAAAACCTCAAGAAATTAAACTTTTACCGACCAATCTGATTATCAAAGTACCGGCCGGCCATTTTCTTTTGATTGCCAGCCGAAGCGGAACATTTAAAAAAGGCTTGATGATGGCTAATAATATCGGCATTGTTGATCAGGATTTTAATGGTCCAGCAGATGAAATAAATTTTGCCGCTTATAATTTTTCCGCCAAATTGGTAAAAATAGAAGTTGGTGAAAGGATTGCTCAAGGTTTGATTATCCCGGTAAAAAAAGTTGTTTGGCAAGAAACGGAAAAAATCAGCGAAAAATCCCGCGGCGGTTTCGGCTCAACCGGAAAAAAGTAA
- a CDS encoding HypC/HybG/HupF family hydrogenase formation chaperone, with the protein MCLANPQKIIKINKDKALTDSNKEINISLVPKLKKGDYILAQNGFAVKKISQKEAKESLKILKPQKGKGGKKC; encoded by the coding sequence ATGTGCCTTGCAAACCCTCAAAAAATCATTAAGATAAATAAAGATAAAGCTTTAACGGACAGTAATAAAGAAATAAATATTTCTTTAGTGCCGAAACTTAAAAAGGGAGATTATATTTTAGCCCAAAATGGATTTGCGGTTAAAAAAATATCTCAAAAAGAAGCGAAAGAGTCTTTAAAAATTTTAAAGCCCCAAAAGGGCAAAGGAGGTAAAAAATGTTAA
- a CDS encoding helix-turn-helix transcriptional regulator — MNKNLQKFGETLKELRIKNDLSLREVCKLVNYDPSNWSKIERGRISPPADANTLIKWAKALGLSGNEKELQEFTDEAQINQGIIPEDILSQGDAVGYLPVFFRTLRNEKPTKVEIDRLIELIRNA; from the coding sequence ATGAATAAAAACTTGCAAAAATTCGGCGAAACTTTGAAAGAATTACGAATTAAAAATGATCTTAGTTTGAGAGAAGTATGCAAATTGGTCAATTATGATCCGAGCAATTGGAGCAAGATAGAAAGAGGGCGAATCTCTCCCCCGGCGGACGCTAACACATTGATTAAATGGGCCAAGGCATTGGGACTTTCCGGAAATGAAAAAGAATTACAAGAATTCACGGACGAAGCGCAAATAAATCAGGGCATTATCCCGGAAGATATTTTATCTCAAGGTGATGCCGTTGGATATTTGCCGGTATTTTTCCGAACTTTAAGAAACGAGAAACCGACCAAAGTGGAAATTGATCGTTTGATAGAATTAATCAGAAATGCCTAA